Proteins from a genomic interval of Kozakia baliensis:
- a CDS encoding DUF2726 domain-containing protein, which produces MHYLTGGLPLIAVLVALFAVTAFLLSRKAAESACYRARPLLSEWERRVLSELRHQLPAHLHLCPQVRLGDAFRTTGGGKERQSAFWRIASKSADFMLVDLRNGHILLGIELNDRTHRRPDRQRRDALVALAFEQAGIPLLCVSPFQPIDITPYLR; this is translated from the coding sequence ATGCATTACCTGACGGGCGGTCTCCCGCTGATCGCCGTGTTGGTGGCCCTGTTCGCCGTCACCGCATTTTTGCTCAGCCGCAAGGCGGCAGAAAGCGCGTGTTACCGGGCCCGTCCGCTGCTTTCCGAATGGGAGAGACGGGTGCTCTCCGAGCTGCGCCACCAGCTTCCGGCCCACCTTCATCTTTGCCCGCAGGTGCGTCTGGGCGATGCATTCCGCACCACGGGAGGCGGCAAAGAAAGGCAAAGCGCCTTTTGGCGCATCGCCTCCAAGAGCGCTGATTTCATGCTGGTCGATCTTCGCAACGGCCATATCCTCCTGGGTATCGAACTGAACGACCGCACCCATCGGCGGCCCGACCGGCAGAGGCGCGATGCTCTCGTGGCTCTCGCCTTCGAGCAGGCCGGCATCCCCCTGTTATGTGTTTCGCCTTTCCAGCCGATCGACATCACTCCCTACCTGCGGTGA
- a CDS encoding nuclease-related domain-containing protein, translating into MRLRRRAPGTASRRLCSDAEHAVLKALRAEMQGRRGEDEVRAAIEQSNLPALHDLMLPRGASHTAQIDHLVATSAGLLVVETKRLSGRIVGHSQDDHWRQVFAGDPEDAPPRRIYSPLRQNAVHCAAVYEAVRDIEADIFVHSRVVMTGVAEIAPQLAPFVLTLAAFTAELRSAHAPQPDGATARALRRVAALAARYDGRRSGTMVSGSG; encoded by the coding sequence ATGAGGTTGCGCCGGCGCGCACCCGGGACGGCCTCGCGGCGGCTATGCAGCGACGCCGAGCACGCCGTCCTCAAGGCGCTGCGTGCCGAAATGCAGGGCCGCCGTGGCGAGGACGAGGTGCGGGCGGCGATCGAACAGTCCAACCTGCCTGCCCTGCATGACCTCATGCTGCCGCGCGGCGCGTCGCACACAGCGCAGATCGATCATCTGGTGGCGACGAGCGCCGGGCTTCTGGTGGTGGAAACCAAGCGCCTGAGCGGCCGGATCGTCGGCCACAGCCAGGACGATCACTGGCGACAGGTCTTTGCCGGCGATCCGGAGGATGCGCCCCCGCGCCGGATCTACAGCCCGCTTCGCCAGAATGCCGTGCATTGCGCCGCTGTCTACGAAGCAGTACGCGACATCGAGGCGGATATCTTCGTTCATAGCCGCGTGGTGATGACGGGCGTGGCCGAGATCGCTCCCCAACTCGCCCCGTTCGTGCTGACGCTCGCGGCCTTTACCGCCGAACTGCGCAGCGCCCACGCCCCCCAACCCGATGGAGCGACCGCGCGGGCGCTGAGGCGCGTGGCCGCTCTCGCGGCGCGCTATGACGGGCGGCGCAGCGGGACGATGGTGTCCGGCTCGGGTTGA